The proteins below come from a single Aegilops tauschii subsp. strangulata cultivar AL8/78 chromosome 6, Aet v6.0, whole genome shotgun sequence genomic window:
- the LOC109784840 gene encoding sugar transport protein MST5-like, protein MAGAVIVHHHNRYKTYPGDVTGFVFYSCLVASVGGCIFGYDIGMAASLTSTESFLLLFFPDIYQQQKDQVITNQYCKFDSQELSLFGSSLFLSAATASLFASPMARAFGRKWTLFYAAVAYVIGACMGGIATTFAMLITGRLLLGVGVGLCIHASPLYLSEMAPAQQRGMLNILFQLMITIGILSASLTNYWTSRFLGGWGWRVGLGMGAVPGSVIALGSLAIPDTPISLLSRGETELARATLSQIRGIGPDDVRQEFDDLAAACEESKAVANPWWELLFTGKYKPQLTFALGVPFFQQLTGINVIMFYAPVLFKTVGFRNDASLMSSVITGLVNVFSTFVAVVTADKVGRRALFLQGGTQMIISQILVGTFIGLQFGLSGTGAISEQYAMCIVLFVCVYVAGFAWSWGPMGWLIPSEVYPLAVRSQAQSITVAVNMCFTAFIGQVFLTLLCHLRFGLFYFFGAWLLLMTIFIAVLLPETKCVPLEEVSHVFRKHWFWRKYVVDTSAEARGAEMRKRIALEMS, encoded by the exons ATGGCGGGGGCCGTGATCGTGCACCACCACAACAGGTACAAGACGTACCCCGGCGATGTCACCGGCTTCGTCTTCTACTCCTGCCTCGTCGCCTCCGTCGGCGGTTGCATCTTCGGCTACGACATCGGCATGGCCG CCAGTTTGACGTCGACGGAGTCGTTCCTGCTCTTGTTCTTCCCGGACATCTACCAGCAGCAGAAGGATCAGGTGATCACGAACCAGTACTGCAAGTTTGACAGCCAGGAGCTGTCCCTCTTCGGCTCCTCCCTCTTCCTGTCTGCGGCGACGGCGTCTCTCTTCGCGAGCCCCATGGCCCGCGCCTTCGGCAGGAAGTGGACGCTCTTCTACGCCGCCGTCGCCTACGTCATCGGCGCCTGCATGGGCGGCATAGCCACCACTTTCGCCATGCTCATCACCGGCCGCTTGCTCCTCGGCGTCGGTGTCGGCCTCTGCATCCACGCCTCGCCTCTCTACCTCTCGGAGATGGCGCCGGCGCAGCAGCGCGGGATGCTCAACATCCTCTTCCAGCTGATGATCACCATCGGGATCCTGTCGGCCAGCCTGACCAACTACTGGACGTCCAGGTTCCTGGGCGGGTGGGGCTGGCGGGTCGGGCTGGGGATGGGCGCCGTCCCGGGGTCCGTCATCGCGCTGGGCTCCCTCGCCATCCCAGACACCCCCATCTCCCTGCTGTCGCGGGGCGAGACCGAGCTCGCCCGCGCGACGCTGTCCCAGATCAGGGGCATCGGCCCCGACGACGTGCGGCAGgagttcgacgacctcgccgccGCGTGCGAGGAGAGCAAGGCGGTGGCGAACCCGTGGTGGGAGCTGCTCTTCACCGGCAAGTACAAGCCGCAGCTGACGTTCGCGCTGGGCGTGCCCTTCTTCCAGCAGCTGACGGGCATCAACGTGATCATGTTCTACGCGCCGGTGCTGTTCAAGACGGTGGGGTTCCGGAACGACGCGTCGCTCATGTCGTCCGTCATCACGGGGCTGGTGAACGTGTTCTCCACCTTCGTGGCCGTGGTGACCGCGGACAAGGTGGGGCGGCGGGCGCTGTTCCTGCAGGGCGGGACGCAGATGATCATCTCGCAGATCCTGGTGGGCACCTTCATCGGGCTCCAGTTCGGGCTGAGCGGGACGGGGGCCATCTCGGAGCAGTACGCCATGTGCATCGTGCTGTTCGTGTGCGTGTACGTGGCCGGCTTCGCATGGTCATGGGGGCCCATGGGGTGGCTCATCCCCAGCGAGGTGTACCCGCTGGCGGTGCGGTCGCAGGCGCAGAGCATCACGGTGGCCGTCAACATGTGCTTCACGGCCTTCATCGGCCAGGTGTTCCTCACGCTGCTGTGCCACCTGAGGTTCGGCCTCTTTTACTTCTTCGGCGCCTGGCTGCTGCTCATGACCATCTTCATCGCCGTGCTGCTGCCGGAGACCAAGTGCGTGCCGCTCGAGGAGGTGTCGCACGTCTTCAGGAAGCACTGGTTCTGGAGGAAGTACGTGGTCGACACCAGCGCCGAAGCGCGCGGGGCCGAGATGAGGAAGAGGATAGCGCTAGAGATGAGCTGA